The nucleotide sequence AAACTAAAAGATTTAAGTATACCCGAAATGTAAACCCTGACTGTTTTCTGATTTTCTCGGTATGTCTACATCACTTACAGGTAATTTTGTCTTAGAACCGAGAAACGGATCCAGCTTGTCAGCTTTCTAATTCGTTTTTGCTATATCCCTGATTTATTGCCTTCCGATGTTCGGTCAAGCTATGGTTTTTGAAAAAACCTGGAAAACAGCCTCACTTTTTAGTTTAAGTTTCTGGAAGAATGGTTATAATCTTGAAACCTTTTGTAAAATTCATGGTTATTTAATAGAGAAAGCAAGCGGTATGCAGATGGAAAGCGATATCGAGCTCATGATGAGGACTAAGTCGGGGGATGACTCTGCTTTTACCGAGCTTATGAAAAGGCATTATAAGGGATTGGTGAACTATATATACAGATTTACGAACAGTAAGGAAAACTCGGAGGATTTGGCACAAGAAGTCTTCTTGAGAATTTACCGTTCTGCCGGCAGTTACGAGCCCCAGGCAAAATTTTCTACCTGGCTTTATAAGATAGCTACTAATCTTTGTCTGACTAAGGCTAAATCCAGAGCCAGGGAGAATAACCAGAGCCTCGATGAATTACAGGAGAACAGCGGTGACCTTCAGGATTCAAACTCGGAGAATGCATACGACATAGTCTTCCGGAAGCAGATTAAAGAGGCTATTTTTGAGGCGCTGGAATCGTTGCCGGAAAGGGAGAGAATTGCTATTATACTGTGTAAATATGAGGAACTTCCTTACGAAGAGGTTGCAGAGGTAATCGGATGCACCGTAGGGGCGGTCAAGACCCATGTTTACAGGGGGAGGATGAAGCTTATAGAAAAATTAAAACCTTTTTTGAGGGGGAGAGAGTACCATGAGGTGTGAAGAAATTAGGGAGTTGTTCCATGAGTACACAGCCGGAGGTTTGGACCAAGGCCAGAAGCTTTGGGTGGAGTCCCACGTCCGGGATTGTGAAGACTGCGGTCTATTTTTTAGGGAGTCTAACGAATTGTGGAATATCCTGGACAATTGGGACCGGGTTGAGCCCGGGGAGGATTTTGTTACCGGGTTCTGGAAGAGGGTCTCGGAGGAAGATGTAAAGAAGGGAGGGATTCTCGATTTTTTTAGGAACTTGAAGCTCAACTGGGCCTTGGGTGCGGCCTTAGCGGTGATAATGGTGGTGAGCGTGATAACCTTGAACGTTTTTCATTCGGATAGGGCTAACGTGGTTTTCACCGAGAATGACGAAGCCGATGAGGAGCTTTTGATCAAGCTGGACAAGGCTATTTCCAGAGAGACGGCCACGGCGCTCGATATCTACGGGCCTTGGGAGCAATTCGACAAGAATAACTAGGGAGGGTAAGAGTTGAGAAGTCTATTCATATTCTTTTGTCTGATGGTCTTAGTACCTTCAGGTATTCATGAAGCTTATGCCAAAAAAGAGGGGCATATTAAATGGTGGAAGAATCCCAAGATAGTGAAGGAATTGGACCTTAGCTCGGCCCAGGTTGAGCGCATAGAAGATATCTTCTCGTCTTACAAGGGCAAGATAGTCACCCTCAATTCAGAGCTGGACAAGAAGGAGAAGGAATTAAGAAAGGTAGTTAAGGACCCAAATTCAACCAAAGAAGAGGTGCTCAAGTTAAGTGATGAAGTGGGCCGTACCAAGGGGGAATTGAGAAGACTCGAAGTGAACATGTTTCTGGAGATTAGAGACGTCCTGACCCCGGCACAGAGGGAAAAGCTTCAGACTATAAAGGCAAGATATAGGTAGTTGCTTTTTATATCTCTTCAAAATGAAAAGTCTTGGCAAGCCTTTTTAGCCCTCTACCACCCGTTCTTCAATTCAAAACATTTACAGTTACGGGCACCTGAATTAAACTTAATACCGGTCTATCGTATGACTGCCGAATAGGACAATCTAGGAATGGATTTTGATTTTCCCTGTCATAAGGCGAGTGAATAGAACTGGTTTCATATTATAGGCACGTTGGCAACGGATGCTAGTCACCTCTCGAACTTACGTAAATTTATGGGATTCATCGGTTCCTTCACCCCTTAAAAATGACAGCATTAGCATTTATGAGGCCGTCTCCGGCAATAAAATTGAAGATATCGGCATCGGTCTAAGGGAGTAGTTTTATGAAGGTATCGCAGGCGCTTAGCTTGTTTACTCATCTGATCGCACTGATAGGGTTCTTTACCATCTGCGTCTCTGGGCAAGTGAGCGTGCTGGGAATCACTATTTTTCTCTCTTCACTCTTCCTCAGCTACATAAACGAGAGATACCAGAAGCAGTATTACCTAGACCAGAGGTTTGTAACCCTGCTGGCATTTGCGCTTTTGCTGTATGCGTTTTTAAGTATAGTGGTTTTTGGTAAGGATGCCTTTAATGTTATCCTGACTTTCCTGATATACACCCAGGTCATAAAGCTTTTGGGAAGAAAGGATATGAGGGATTATATCCAAATCTTCATCCTCAGCTTCTTTCATTTTCTTGCCGGAACCATCCTCACCGTCGATTTTTCTTATGGAATAGCCTTTGTCGTGTATGTCTCCGTTGCTCTATGGGCAATCATCGTCCTTAGCATGAGAAAGGAATCCATGGAAGCTTCGAGCAACGATGACCCGCGAGTGGTAACCCCTCTTTTTCTGAGCTCGACCGTGATAATCAGCTTCGGTATTTTTGCGTTCACCGCATTGATGTTTGTTTCTATCCCCCGCTTGAAAAGCGGGTTTCTGACCAGCGCCTTCATCAGACCGGAGGCTTTGAAGACCGGCTTTTCGGACGAAGTTAAGCTAGGACAGGTGGGAGAGATTAAGCTCGATAGCTCCCCGGTGATGAGGGTCAAGATTCTAAATAGCGACCCGGAGTCTCTTCCGGAGACTATATACTGGAGGGGGATAGCGCTCGACCATTTTGACGGAACTACCTGGAGGGCCAGCAACAGAGACTACAAAATGTACAAGAGTGACCCGGAGGGGGTCATACGGGTAAAGGAAAATGGGGACAGAGTTCTGGTGCAGGAAATAGTCACCGAACCCCTTGACACCGATGTAATTTTTGCCGGCAGCTTGCCGGTTGGATTTAAGGGAATAGCCGGGGGCAGGTTAGCCGAGTTTAACGATTCCTATGTGCTCCCGGTTAAACTTTCTTACAGGTTAAAGTACACAGCTTACTCTGACTTATCTAGCCCGCTGCCTAGGGACTTACGTGAAGAAAAAAATAAGTATCCTGCCCTTATAAAAAGGCATTACCTTCAGCTCCCCCCGATGGACGAGAGGATAAGCGAGCTGGCCCGAGAGATAACTAAGCTTGATAGGAATCCCTATGACCAGGCAGTCTCGGTCAAAAGATACCTGGTCACCAACATGGGCTATACCCGGACTCTTCCCCCCGGGGCCGGCGAATTTCCGCTTGAGGACTTCCTCTTTGAGAGTAAAGCGGGCCATTGCGAGTATTTTGCCACGGCCATGGTGGTGCTCTTGAGAGAGGTGGGCATACCGGCAAGGATAGTAAACGGGTTTGTGGGAGGAGAATGGAACGAGTACGGTAACTTCTTTCTCCTCCGCGAAAGCAACGCTCATTCCTGGGTAGAAGTATATTTTCCGGAGAGCGGATGGGTTATTTTTGACCCCACTCCTGCCGGCAATGATAGTCTAGCTGCCGACGACTCTCTCTTTTTTATCCGCTCCTATCTCGATTACTTGAAATATAAATGGAGCAGATACGTTGTGGACTTCAATCAGCAGGACCAGGTCCGTCTCTTCGATGAGTTTCGGAGCGGCTGGTCCTGGCGGAAAAATAACCTGGAAAATAGAGTAGACCGAGTAACAAGTCTTCATAAGAAATGGCTCGTTGGGTTTCTCCTCGTAGCTCTGGTAGGATGGACTCTCTATAACCGGTCGGACCTGAGATACTTCATCGGTTATAGGAGTAAGAAGCCGCTGGAGAAGGCTTCCGTAATCTATAAAAAAAGCCTTTCCCTTCTCTCCAAGAAGGGCTATCCCAAGGCCGAGCACTTAACCCCAAGAGAATTCGCCCGGGATGTGACCAAAGAGGGTGGAGCACGGTTTCATACCTTTGTCGAACTCACCGAAAAATACCTGAACCTCAGGTTCGGAGGCGAAGCCGTGAAGTCTAAACTTCTCGAGTTGGAAGCGCTATTAGATAGGCTTAGAAAAGAGATCAAGTAAAGCCAGCATTTCAATTCGGAGTTAGCTTAAACTTAGATTAATTAGATTATTACTGCGTCTTTTATGAAGTTGCTTATGTTTGCCTATCCAGGAATGTAGAATGTAGGGAACGCATATATGCGTTCCTTACAATTAAAATTGTTCATGCGTAAACCGTGGAATCAAGCATACTTTTACCACGAAGCCGTAGTGAATCAGTCATTTAAGTTTTACGAGAAATTAATCTTGAAACGAGTTATATCCACTCTCATAAACCAAAAGCAAACCGAATTATTACATATGGAATAGAGCTCAAGATTACGACCACTATTGCCCTTGGCGTCTCGCAGTCTAAGGCCTGCCTTACCGCAACGACGAAGGCGGCCAGGCCCCAGAAAAATACTACCGCATATACTAAAAAGCCGACCAAGGGTATTAGACCGAGGATATTTAACACATGCGGAGAATAAGCAAATCCGAGACACCTCAGGAGCTCGCTGATTCCCACTCTCCGGTTAAGGAGTATGGCTACCAGGAAAATAATGGCGCTCCACAGTACCCATCCCACTATTGCCGATATCAGCCCTTTTAATATTCCCACCGAGTCCCCCGTCCCCAGTGTTCCGATCGCGCTGCAGATCCCCACTATTAAAACGACCAGCAAGGCTTCTCTTGTAGCCTCCTCGTCCTTTTCCACCTCTTCATAGAACTCGGCCTCGAGCTTCGCCGCTCTTATCATCTTCTCGATTAGATTCATTCTTGGCTCCCCTGAAGATAGTTTCATAATTTATAACAATTTTTTGGTAATAAAGTCAAATCCGTTTTCTTTGGATTAACCATCAAAAATCTCCTCTAGAGACCTGTCCTGAGCAGCGCCGAAGGATGTGTTCCTTGTAAGTCCCCGCTAGAGAGGGGTGTCCCGAAGGGACAGGGTGTGTTGTAACAGCAGATGCAAATCCGCTCGTACTGAGCCCATAGTAAGTAACACCTGTCCTGAGCCTGGTTGAAGGGCAGAGAGATACGTTCCTATTTTTCAGCCCTGCTACCGATTATCTGGCCAGTTTATGAAGCTTTTCTTTAAGCCAGGTGTTAATCAGTTTCTCAGATGACACTTTCTTCTTTTTAGCAACTTTATTCAGCTTGGGAATTATTTCTTCATCAATTGCAACGAGATGTTTTCTATTTTTGATTCTTATATCAAAATGAGCTTCTGGCATTTGATCTACATACTCGCCCATATCGTGAGTATCGAAGAACTCTATAAGCTTATCTAATGATTCAAATTTCGGTAGGGCTTTAGCTTTATTTCTTGCCATATAATTTTCTTTCCTTATCTGCCATGTCTCTTGCGCTCAATACCAAGGCCTCTTTAGTTTTCTTGTAGATAAACAATACTGCCAGGTACCTACCAGCGTCTGTTCGTCCTAGTGCCATATATACATCCTCTCCTTTTCGCTCACCCTTTTGAATAAGCCGAATTTTAGGCTTGCTATTGAGTGCTTGTTCAACCTCATCGGGTTCGACGTGATGTTTGAAGGCGAGTTTGTCTACTACTTCTCTGAGCCAGATTACGCCCTCAATTTTCATCAGGTGTTCTCTCACTTGCACCTGTGCAGTCTATTTTACCCTATTTTTTCAATGCACTGAAACGAGGTTTGTATCAAACAGAAACCGTTCTATATTAACCTGGGTTCTAGGTTAGAGTAGGTTGTAGGAAATGTAATTCTTGGTAGGGAACGCAGAACCTGTCCTGAGCAGCGCCGAAGGATGTGTTCCTTGTAAGTCCCCGCTAGAGAGGGGTGTCCCGAAGGGACAGGGTGTGTAACTGTGTCCTACTTTCCGTGCTTTTTCTCATACTCCAAAATCCAGCTTTCTATGGATTGAAGAACGCTGTTTACATCTTTTTTAACTTCTCTATCATCAAACCTTAAGAAGCGAACTCCGAGGCTTTCCAGTCTTTGCTCCCTGGTCATATCTCTTATATAAACCTTCTCGGAATCATGGCTGACTCCGTCGATTTCTACTGCCAGCATGAGCTTGCTGCAAAAAAAATCTACGATATAGTCGTCAATCGGTTTCTGTCGGTGAAAATCGTAACCGAGCATTTGTTTCCCCTTCAGATGTTGCCAGAGAAAGATTTCAGATAATGTGCTGTTCTTCCGCAATTTTCTGGCGAGTTCTTTTAGCTTGGGGTTGTAGGGGATGATTGTGCGTCTCTTCAATATGCACAGATTACACACCCCTAAATCCCCTCTCAAGAGGGGACTTGATAGAAAATCCCTCTACAGAGTTGTGACTCAGGGGGGTCGTGGTGTGTGCCTCTCGAGAGGGTGTCCCGAAGGAATGGAAAAGATATTTTAAGGAATATGGCCAGGGCAGAACTTACATAGCAAATATAAAAAGAAGGTAATCTGATTTTAAGAAGGCGTTTTTATCTGTAGGGAATGCATAACCTATCCTGAGCAACGCCGAAGGATGCGTTCCTTGTAAGTCCCCTCTAGAGAGGGGTGTCCCGAAGGGACGGGGTGTATTGGTTTTAACAGAGGTATCCCTAAGGGTACAAAGGCTGTTTAATCAAATATGGTCAGGACTGCAGTTGCATAGCGAGCACAATTAATGTCAATTCGGAGTATAAGTAGGTTGCGAGAGTTGTGCTTTCTGTAGGGAACGCCGATCTGCGTTCCTTACAATTTCAGCTCAGAAAAGGCTTTTGTACCAGCTAGCCAGCTCTCTACCAATGAAATGTGGATTGTCCTCTTGCAGGTAATGGATCCCCGGTCCAATATCCACCGTCTTCAAGTGCCTCAAGTTCTGCTTACACCATTCCAACACCGGCGCTTTGATAAGCGCACCCGGATTACCATAGAATAGTAGCTTCGGCAGGTCCGTCCTCTGGAGCCACGCGTTGTAGGTTTCGACAGTCTTTACCACATCGGCGGGTTCTCCTTCGATGGGGAGTTCGTTGGGCCAGCGCCAGACGGGCCTAAGGCTGCTCGTTTCTTTGAACGGCTCCCGGTAGTGGTTCATTTCCTCTACGCTCAACTTTCGGACTATTGATCCAGGTAGTATTAGTTCGATGAACATGTTCTTGTTCACAATCATGTCCCAGCCCACATCCGGAGTCCGAAAGCCCTGGAAAATCTCTTTGACTTCCTGGGGAAACATTTCCCAACTTGGCACTGGTAGGACGATCGCTTCCATGAATGCCAGACCCTTAACATTGCTCTCGTGGCGCATGGCGTAGTAGAAGCCGAGGGCCGAACCCCAGTCGTGTACCACTAAGGTAATATTCCTTAGACCCATCTTTTCGATGAAGCCATCTATGTATTTCAGGTGGTCGAAAAAGCGATATTCTATATCCGGCTTGTCCGACTTGCCCATTCCGATGAGGTCAGGAGCTATGCAGCGGGCCAAGGGTGTCACATAAGGGATGATGTTCCGCCAAAGGTATGAGGAAGTGGGATTGCCGTGAAGAAAGAGCACCGGGTCTCCTGTGCCCTCGTCAACATAGTGCATCCTTGAACCGTGAACCTCGATGTAATTGGGTTTGTAAGGAAACTCCGCCGAGATTTCTTGTTTTGTAGTCATTATTATTGCTCCTTGATTGTGATATTTGAGTGTTACACACTCCTATATCCCCTCTCAAGAGGGGACTTCACAACAAAATCCCCTCTAGAGAGGGGTGACTCGTAGAGTCGGGGTGTGTTAGTCACGCCGTCGCCCACTCATAAGAAAGCACTTCCGCCTGCTCAAGCACGGTCTGTGTTGCCTTTTCCTGTTTGTCCGGCGGGTAGCCGTATTTACGCAAAATACGCTTAACCAGTACCCGTAAATGAGCGCGTACGTTCTCTCGCATAGTCCAATCAATGGTGACGTTGGCGCGAACTGTCTTTACCAACTCGCGCGCAATCGTGCGAAGTGTCTCATCACCCAATACCTTCACTGCACTGTCGTTGGTCTCAAGTGCGTCATAGAATGCGACTTCTTCTTCGGTAAGGCCGAGTGCCTCTCCCCTTGCGTTTGCCTGTCGCATCTCTTTGGCCAGCTCGATCAATTCCTCGATTACCTGTGCCGCTTCGATTGCCCGGTTCTGATAGCGCCGGATGGCTTGCTCCAGCATTTCGGAGAAAGAGCGTGCCTGTACTACATTTTTACGCCTGCGAGTACGAATCTCGCCGGACAGCAGCTTACGTAAGAGTTCCACGGCGAGGTTTCGCTGTGGCATCCCTCGTATCTCAGACAGGAATTCATCCGATAGAATAGAGATGTCAGGCTTTTCCAGCCCGGCGGCGGTAAAGATATCTATCACACCTTCGGGTGCAATTGCACGCGAGACGATCTGCCTGACAGCCTGGTCCAGCTCTTCCTCAGTTCTTGCCTCACCCGGGGCGCGTTTGACCAGGCTGGCCCGCACTGCCTGGAAGAATGCAACGTCGTCCCGAATGCGAAGCGCATCTTCATGAGGAACGGCCAGTGCAAAGGCCTGGGACAGCTCTAGTACAGCATGCAACAATCGGTTCTTCCCATCCTCCTGGGCCAGGATATGTTCCTGTGCAGATGGCAGTACCCCAAGACGCTCCCCAGGGGTTCCAGTGATCCACTTTGACCAGTCAAAGCCGTGGAAGAGGCCGCAGCAGACTTCATATTTTTCCAGCATCGCCGCGACTGCTTCCTTTTGGTCGATGGCCGTCTTTCCCGTGCCGCCGCTCTCGGTGTAGGTGGCGAGCGCCTGCTTGAGTTCGTGTGCTAATCCCAGGTAATCCACCACCAGACCGCCCGGCTTTTCCCGGAAGACGCGATTCACCCGCGCAATCGCCTGCATAAGACCATGCCCGCGCATAGGTTTATCCATATACATTGTATGGAGTGATGGTGCGTCAAAGCCGGTGAGCCACATATCACGAACGATTACGATTTTGAACGGGTCTTTCGGGTTTCGGAAACGATTGGCAAGTATTTCTCGGCGCAGTTTGTTGCGGATATGAGGCTGCCAGTCTAGCGGGTCAGAGGCCGAGCCGGTCATAACCACCTTAATCATTCCCTTATCATCGTCTCCGTGATACCAGTCAGGCCGTAATTCAACGATCTCGTGATGAAGCTCGACGCAGATACGACGGCTCATGCACACTACCATCGCCTTTCCTTCATCACCCGTCTGCCGCCACATAGCATCGGCACGCTTTTCGAAGTGCTCGACTATATCTTTGGCGATAAGCTTGAGACGCTTCTCAGAGCCTACGATAGCTTCAAGCTGGGCCCACTTGCTCTTGAGCTTCTCCTTACGTTCAACCTCTTCGCCCTCGGTTACCTCCTCAAACTCCGGGTCGATTCTCAGCCTTTCCGATTCGTCCAGGTCGAGTTTCGCCAGTCTACTTTCATAATAGATTGGTACAGTCGCCTTGTCTTCGACCGCCCGCTGGATGTCATATATGCTGATGTAATCGCCGAATACCGCGCGGGTGTTCTTGTCGGTGAGCTCGATCGGAGTACCGGTGAAACCGATAAAGGAAGCATTAGGCAGGGCATCATGCATGTGACGGGCGAAGCCGTCGATGAAATCATACTGACTCCGGTGAGCCTCGTCGGCTATGACGACGATGTTGCGGCGAGAGGAGAGCACTTCTTTTCTTCTCCCTCTCCCCTCCGCGGGAGAGGGTAGGGGTGAGGGGGATTCAGGCAGGAACTTGTGAATGGTGGTGAAGACAACGCCGCCCGCGTCTACTGAAAGTTTAGCCCGCAGGTCCTCGCGGTTCTCTGCCTGTACCGGGGGCTGTCGCAGTAAATCCTTACATCGTGAGAATGTGCCGAAGAGCTGGTCATCCAGGTCGTTACGGTCGGTGATAACGACGATGGTGGGATTCGACATTTGCGGCTCTCGGATCACGCGGCCTGCATAAAAAGCCATAATAAGGCTCTTTCCCGATCCCTGTGTGTGCCAAACCACTCCGATACGCCGGTCTCCGGGCTGGCCGCCGTGCCGGAGACCTGCTTCGTATCTGCCCTCTTTTTCTTTTATGCGCTTTAAATTTGCTGCCCTGAGAGTCTCTGTAAGGGCAACATTAACAGCATGAAACTGGTGATAACCGGCCATCTTCTTGACCGGCACGTCGCTGCCGTCATCCTCGAACACTATGAAATATCGGATCATGTCGAGCAGTCTTCGTTTCTCGAAGATACCTTCGATCATCACCTGAAGCTCCGGCAGATGTGGATCGGCCAGGGTCTCTCCGGTGATTGTTCTCCAGGGCTTAAACCACTCGCGGTTTGCAGTGAGTGTGCCTATTCGCGCTTGCATACCATCGGAAATAACCAGCAGTTCGTTAAAAGCAAAGAACGTAGGCAGTTCTGCCTTGTAGGTTTGTAACTGCTGAAAAGCAGACCAGATTGTTGCGCCCTCGTCGGCCGCGTTCTTAAGCTCGATTGCGGCGAGAGGCAAGCCATTGATGAATAACACTACGTCTGGCCGCCGCGTGTGCTTGCCTGCCTGTCCGGCAGACAGGTTCTCACTGATAGTGAACTGGTTGACGACGAGAAAGTCGTTGTTGTCCGCATTGTCAAAATCAATCACCTGCGCCTGTGCGCCGTGGATAGAGCCATCAGACATGCGGTACTCCACCGTCACACCGTCTACGAGCAGATGGTGGACAGCACGATTTCGCACCTCCAGTGTCGGACCCTCCGGTCGTGTGAGTTTGCGAAAGGCGTCTTTAACGGCTTCAGCGGGAAGCATTGGATTGAGCCTCATGAGGGCGTCCTGTAGTCGTTGCTCCAGCACGACTTTGCCGTAATCTGCCCGCTCTGCAAAAAGCTCACCTGGAGCAATGTCAAGGCCGTGCTTAACCGTCCAGCCGAGTCTTTCCAGCCAGTCGAGGGCAGCATCTTCGACGACTGATTCACTGAAACTACTCATATGGCTACCACCGGCGATCCCGTTCCGAGCAACTTGGATACGGTTTTAGACGGCAAGCACGACTCTACAAGTTCACAAAAAGCATTGATCTTGGCGGCATTTATTTTTCCTGTTTCGTAGAGATAGAGAACGTGTTGTGGTTTTCGGTGGTCGGACCCAGCGGCAGGAATCTCTAACATCGCCTCCAATTTCCCCGGGATACGCTTAATGTTCAGCGTAAAAGTCGGGTGCTTTGAGTCTTCGATCAACTGATTAATTTCCTTATGCTCTTCCTTGTCATTGTCGTCATCATGAAGCACCGCATGAGGCACTCCAAGGTGACTCAAGAGATTCATGAACCTGTGGATGTTGTACTTACCGATGCAGTCGAGAACATAAAGCCCGCAGTCGGCCTTCTTGATCTTTCCATCACCTACGAGCCTGTTGATCAGCGCTACCTCTGTCGGTCCTTCTACCAAGAGCACGTGGTTTGCAAAGAACAAGCTCGAACGGTCGGGATTCAACCAGAGGAAGTGCTTCACCGCTTCCATCTCGGGCTTTGCATCGTCGTCGTGGAGGCGCTTTTCCATCTTCGGATACTTTTTCGCGATTGCTATGATCACTTGATTAGCGTCCACTATGGTCTTCCACTCGCTTTCCTCGATCTGGAATTTGACAACCTTTCCATCGGAACGGCGCAGGCGCACGATGGCTGGAATGTCGGCAGCGTTCTTACTCACAAAGTGAGCGGAATGGCATGCACACACAACCTGCCAATGGTCGGCTTCGGAAACGGACATCAGATTTCGTGCGAGCACCTCCTGTTGAGGTGGGTGAAGAAATGCTTCTGGTTCCTCGAAAAGGATAAGCGTTAAGGAAGGCGTGAAATCTTTGACTTTCTTCACCGGTTTTTTGCCGACATAGCGTGAACCGAGCTGAATCAAAGAGTAGATGAAGTGTCGCTGGAATCCCGAGCCGTAGTAGTCAATGCTTTGTGCCTTCCCGTGGGCTTGGTCAAACAAGTCCCATCCGAGCATTGACTTTATGATTTCCGCGGCGGAAGGCGGAGGAAATTTGAGCTTGAACTGCGTTTCCCAAGGCTCAAGAAGGGCGTTCAGTTCAGTCTCGAAACCCGACAGGGAACGGTCGTCCGCTGTTTTTTCGTCTCTGATTGAGTCGGCGAATGTTTGCACGTTCGAGGTGAAGTCGACATAGGCTTTACCAGCCTCCACGACGTCACTCATGATGTCGGTAAGTAGGTCCCGCAACGCAGAGGGGCCACTGAGCTTGGCGTGCTCATCAACTTTGCTAATCGCGGGTATATATACTAGATCTCCGAATTTGCCACTTTGCACATTCTTCGCACCGAAGAATGGCTCGTTGGACAGGGACCCATCCGTCTTGTAGGCAAAGATAGATCCTGCAGATGGCTTGCCGTCATGCGTCTTACTTTCAGTCTGGAAATACTTTCGAACGGTAAGTTCTTGCTGTGCGATCTTGTAGTGGTCGGGAAGAGAATCATGCTCTTCTTTGTTGAGAGAAAACGTAAGTTCAATCCACGATTCCTCATCGGTGCTACCAAGGTGTGGAAAGTCATGCTCTTTCTTGTACTTGAAACCATCCTTCTCGTAGAAGGCTCGTATAGCATCGATGACGCAACTCTTGCCTGCGTTATTCGGGCCAACTAGCAGGGTATAGTTTTTAAGCACTATCTCCTGCTCAATAATCCCGCGGAAATTGTGGATCTTCACACTCTTTAGCTTCATCACAATGTCCCCGTAATTGCTTTGAATTCCCTACCCGCAACTCGCCGGAGATAAGTTTCGGCAGCAACGTATCGCGTAGGGCGGTTAGGGTGCGGGATTCTTCATCGTTATGATATATTTGCTCGAAAATCGGTCGTACCATCTTGTCGAATGCATCCAAAGGTGGGGTTTTTGGGGTAACCGCCTGGCTCATGTAGACCAATTTTCGATTCAGGCCCGGTACTGCTGAGTCTGCTCCAAGCGACGCGAGATCTTGAGAGCGCAGAGCATGGTAGAGAAAATAGAGGCTGCGACATTTACCCCTCGGAACAACATAAAACGTTGTGTCGATGGCGAAGAAATCTGTTGGTGACCAGGTGACCATACCAGGATTACCCTTGCGACCTACTATAATGCCAGGGCCAGGTGCAAGCTTTTCATTGTGCCAGCCAACCTGGCCGTTTGAACCAAACACCGGAACACTACCTGAACGACGGTTGGCTTCCTTCAAGGCCTTACCATAGGCAAGCTCAAGTAGTTCGCCAAGGAACTTTACCTCCCATCCCTCCGGTATCTCACCCAGCTCGGAGTCTTGGAAGCGGTCGGGGAAGAGGTCTGCGATATGCTTGGAAAGGCCGGGATCACGACCCTCGGACTTGGCGCGGACCGGATCGAAATCCACGAACCACGACTTGAATATTGCCTTCGCCATCGCCTCCAATGTTTCGTTCATCCGCCGGTTTAACTCTATCTTATCATCTAGTGTACCGAGGATATGGGCGATGGCGCGTTGTTCGGAAAGAGGAATTTGGGGAACTTCGAGCTTAGCTAGGTCACTTGAGCGGATACCAGATGCTGCAACTTGCTCAACGATGCTTTCTATAGCGCTGCGTCCAATAAGGGAACTAAAGAAGTAGTAAAAAAAGACGGGATCAGCGATCGCCGCGTTGAGCCGTGCACGAATGATGTGCGACTCGAACGTAACTGGTTCGTCGTCGCCTAAGAATACCGCACACTTACCTGCGCCTTGAAGTACGAGCGACTGGCGTGCGAAGAGCAGATC is from Thermodesulfobacteriota bacterium and encodes:
- a CDS encoding restriction endonuclease subunit S; the encoded protein is MAGIEFIPFEKTFAVPLRNGLTRPKAVRGMGTKMVNMGELFAYSRIRNIEMERVPLTEHEASSFLLEPGDLLFARQSLVLQGAGKCAVFLGDDEPVTFESHIIRARLNAAIADPVFFYYFFSSLIGRSAIESIVEQVAASGIRSSDLAKLEVPQIPLSEQRAIAHILGTLDDKIELNRRMNETLEAMAKAIFKSWFVDFDPVRAKSEGRDPGLSKHIADLFPDRFQDSELGEIPEGWEVKFLGELLELAYGKALKEANRRSGSVPVFGSNGQVGWHNEKLAPGPGIIVGRKGNPGMVTWSPTDFFAIDTTFYVVPRGKCRSLYFLYHALRSQDLASLGADSAVPGLNRKLVYMSQAVTPKTPPLDAFDKMVRPIFEQIYHNDEESRTLTALRDTLLPKLISGELRVGNSKQLRGHCDEAKECEDPQFPRDY